In Mytilus edulis chromosome 6, xbMytEdul2.2, whole genome shotgun sequence, the following proteins share a genomic window:
- the LOC139526774 gene encoding uncharacterized protein — protein sequence MLQRKLSPVYVLAVIYMSSMMGPASGSEIYGDCTKYTVQEIKPVLTDGDRFCLQEQGYVYCKEFKCPPTACATPLVPKNLKCLYCEGTCSYGGTVYQVGTGFDCLDGSNLCHCSDENRIASTKAAQNYRWMCQGKKTLKQKD from the exons atgctacaaagaaaattatCTCCTGTGTATGTTCTTGCTGTGATATACATGAGCAGTATGATGGGACCAGCTTCCG GAAGTGAAATATATGGAGACTGTACTAAGTATACAGTTCAGGAAATCAAACCTGTGCTTACAGATGGTGACCGGTTTTGTTTACAAGAACAAGGATATGTGTATTGTAAAGAATTCAAGTGTCCTCCAACTGCATGTGCAACACCATTAGTTCCTAAGAATCTAAAATGTCTATACTGTGAAG GAACTTGCAGTTATGGAGGAACCGTTTATCAAGTTGGTACCGGGTTTGACTGCTTAGATGGATCAAACCTCTGCCATTGTAGTGACGAAAATAGAATAGCATCTACAAAAGCAGCCCAAAATTATAGGTGGATGTGTCAAGGGAAAAAAACCTTAAAACAAAAAGATTAA